One genomic window of Bradyrhizobium sp. CCGE-LA001 includes the following:
- the accB gene encoding acetyl-CoA carboxylase biotin carboxyl carrier protein, translated as MARQPDDKAAAKFSSEDSALVRELALLLDETSLTEIEIERAGLRLRVARNISVAATMPMPMAAASAALPVAASPAAPAAAADLSKHPGAVTSPMVGTAYWAPEPGAKPFIDVGAKVSVGQTLLIIEAMKTMNQIPSPRAGTVTQILVEDGQPVEYGEPLVIIE; from the coding sequence ATGGCGCGCCAGCCAGACGACAAAGCAGCCGCAAAGTTCTCCAGCGAGGATTCCGCGCTTGTCCGCGAGCTCGCACTGCTGCTCGATGAAACCAGCCTCACCGAGATCGAGATCGAACGGGCGGGCCTGCGCCTGCGCGTCGCCCGCAACATCAGCGTGGCCGCGACCATGCCGATGCCGATGGCGGCCGCTTCCGCCGCCTTGCCGGTGGCAGCAAGCCCCGCCGCGCCCGCAGCGGCGGCCGATCTGTCGAAGCATCCCGGCGCCGTGACCTCGCCGATGGTCGGCACCGCCTATTGGGCGCCGGAGCCGGGCGCAAAACCGTTCATCGATGTCGGAGCCAAGGTCTCGGTCGGCCAGACGCTGCTGATCATCGAGGCCATGAAGACGATGAACCAGATTCCGTCGCCGCGCGCCGGCACGGTGACGCAGATCCTGGTCGAGGACGGCCAGCCGGTCGAGTACGGCGAGCCGCTGGTGATTATTGAGTAA
- the accC gene encoding acetyl-CoA carboxylase biotin carboxylase subunit has translation MFDKILIANRGEIALRILRACKELGIATVAVHSTADADAMHVRLSDESVCIGPPPSKDSYLNVPALLAACEITGADAVHPGYGFLSENARFAEILGEHNLHFIGPKAEHIRLMGDKIEAKKTAKRLGIPVVPGSDGAVGPDDDAMTIAKKIGFPVLVKAAAGGGGRGMKVAHSEADLQVALSTAANEAKSAFGDASVYLEKYLQKPRHIEIQILGDGRGGAIHLGERDCSLQRRHQKVWEEGPSPVLAAAARARIGETCAKAMREMKYLGVGTIEFLFEDGEFYFIEMNTRIQVEHPVTESITDIDLVLEQIRIAAGGDLPAKQEEVQIIGHAIECRINAENPQTFRPSPGRITQYHPPGGLGVRIDSAVYQGYTIPPYYDSLVGKLIVHGKTRTECLMRLRRALDEMVVDGIETTLPLFRDLVRQDDIINGDYHIHWLEQYLAGKTEPAPR, from the coding sequence ATGTTCGACAAGATCCTCATAGCCAATCGCGGCGAGATCGCCCTTCGCATCCTCCGGGCCTGCAAGGAGCTCGGGATCGCGACGGTCGCCGTGCACTCCACCGCCGACGCCGACGCCATGCATGTGCGTCTGTCGGATGAGAGCGTCTGCATCGGGCCGCCGCCGTCCAAGGACAGCTATCTCAACGTGCCCGCGCTGCTCGCGGCCTGCGAGATCACGGGCGCGGATGCGGTCCATCCCGGCTACGGCTTCCTGTCCGAAAACGCACGCTTTGCCGAGATTCTCGGGGAGCACAATCTGCATTTCATCGGCCCGAAGGCCGAGCACATCCGCCTGATGGGCGACAAGATCGAGGCCAAGAAGACCGCCAAGCGCCTTGGTATCCCCGTCGTGCCCGGCTCCGACGGCGCCGTCGGCCCCGATGACGACGCGATGACGATCGCGAAGAAGATCGGCTTCCCCGTGCTGGTGAAGGCGGCGGCCGGCGGCGGTGGCCGCGGCATGAAGGTCGCCCACAGCGAGGCGGACCTGCAGGTGGCGCTGTCGACGGCGGCCAACGAGGCCAAATCCGCCTTCGGCGATGCCTCGGTCTACCTCGAAAAATACCTCCAGAAGCCGCGCCACATCGAGATCCAGATCCTCGGTGACGGCCGCGGCGGCGCCATCCATCTCGGCGAGCGCGACTGCTCGCTGCAACGCCGCCACCAGAAGGTCTGGGAAGAAGGCCCCTCGCCCGTCCTCGCCGCCGCCGCGCGCGCGAGGATCGGCGAGACCTGCGCCAAGGCGATGCGCGAGATGAAATATCTCGGCGTCGGCACCATCGAATTCCTGTTCGAGGACGGCGAGTTCTACTTCATCGAGATGAACACGCGCATCCAGGTCGAGCATCCCGTCACCGAGAGCATCACCGACATCGACCTCGTGCTAGAGCAGATCCGCATCGCCGCCGGCGGCGATCTGCCGGCGAAACAGGAAGAAGTTCAGATTATCGGCCACGCCATCGAGTGCCGCATCAACGCCGAGAATCCGCAAACCTTCCGGCCCTCGCCGGGTCGCATCACGCAGTACCATCCGCCCGGCGGCCTCGGCGTCCGCATCGATTCCGCAGTCTATCAGGGCTACACGATCCCGCCCTATTACGACTCGCTGGTCGGCAAGCTGATCGTCCACGGCAAGACCCGGACCGAATGCCTGATGCGGCTGCGCCGGGCGCTGGACGAGATGGTGGTGGACGGCATCGAAACCACGCTGCCGCTGTTCCGCGACCTGGTACGGCAAGACGACATCATCAACGGCGACTATCACATCCACTGGCTGGAACAGTACTTGGCCGGCAAGACGGAACCCGCCCCGAGATAA
- a CDS encoding sensor histidine kinase, with the protein MNQHIPTLLYIDDDDALARLVDRGLTRRGYRVVHAASGEEGLERIRRAGAEGGIDVVALDQYMPGLDGLETLEQIMAIPDAPPVVFVTASQDSSIAVTALKAGAADYLVKDVQGDFIPLLHVAAEGALRQAELQRAREEAEAEIHASRDRYAALAAERELLLREVNHRVGNSLQIIASLLHLQASSAAQDEVKAALTNAMGRVAAVAQVHRRLYTSQDLKSVVLNQYLDSLLEDLRRSAEGNRMSRLTLKAEPIEIDPDRAVAVGIIVNELVMNAVKYAYPDGAGPIHVELISRGDDLLLSITDDGVGDNVKADPRSTGMGQRIVAAMASKLDASVERDSAHSGTRIVLKFQRVPPAPGKSNHAAAG; encoded by the coding sequence ATGAACCAGCACATCCCGACACTGCTCTACATCGACGACGACGACGCGCTTGCGCGCCTAGTCGATCGCGGCCTGACGCGGCGCGGTTACCGGGTCGTCCATGCCGCGAGCGGTGAGGAAGGTCTCGAGCGCATCCGCCGCGCCGGTGCCGAAGGCGGCATCGATGTCGTGGCGCTCGATCAGTACATGCCGGGCCTCGACGGACTGGAGACGCTCGAGCAGATCATGGCGATCCCGGACGCTCCGCCGGTCGTGTTCGTCACGGCGTCGCAGGATTCCAGCATCGCCGTCACCGCACTGAAGGCCGGAGCGGCCGATTATCTGGTCAAGGACGTCCAGGGCGATTTCATCCCGCTGCTCCACGTCGCCGCCGAAGGCGCGCTGCGCCAGGCGGAGTTGCAGAGGGCGCGCGAGGAAGCCGAAGCCGAGATCCACGCCTCGCGCGACCGCTACGCGGCGCTTGCCGCCGAGCGCGAGCTCCTGCTGCGCGAGGTCAATCACCGCGTCGGCAATTCGCTCCAGATCATCGCCTCGCTGCTGCACCTTCAGGCGAGCTCCGCCGCGCAGGACGAGGTCAAGGCGGCGCTGACCAATGCGATGGGGCGCGTCGCTGCGGTCGCGCAGGTGCACCGCCGCCTCTATACCTCGCAGGACCTGAAGAGCGTGGTCCTGAACCAGTATCTGGACTCCCTGCTCGAGGATCTCCGTCGCTCGGCGGAAGGCAACCGGATGTCGCGCCTGACGCTGAAGGCCGAGCCGATCGAGATCGATCCGGACCGCGCCGTTGCCGTCGGCATCATCGTCAACGAACTGGTGATGAACGCGGTGAAATACGCCTATCCCGATGGCGCCGGCCCGATCCATGTCGAGCTGATCTCGCGGGGCGACGATCTCCTGCTGTCGATCACCGACGACGGCGTGGGCGACAACGTCAAGGCCGATCCGCGCTCCACCGGCATGGGCCAGCGTATCGTCGCGGCGATGGCCTCAAAGCTCGACGCCTCCGTCGAGCGCGACTCCGCCCACAGCGGAACCCGCATCGTGCTGAAGTTCCAGCGCGTGCCGCCGGCGCCCGGCAAGAGCAACCACGCGGCCGCAGGCTGA
- a CDS encoding response regulator, whose amino-acid sequence MTQPVSIIMIEDDEGHARLIERNIRRSGVNNEIVSFKNGTDAMTHLFGADGSGLVQKGNALLILLDLNLPDMTGIDILKQIKENKYLKASPVVVLTTTDDSQEIKRCYELGCNVYITKPVNYENFANAIRQLGLFFSVIQVPPAAT is encoded by the coding sequence ATGACCCAGCCTGTCAGCATCATCATGATCGAGGACGACGAGGGCCATGCCCGCCTGATCGAGCGCAACATCCGGCGGTCCGGCGTCAACAACGAGATCGTCTCCTTCAAGAACGGCACCGATGCGATGACGCACCTGTTCGGGGCCGACGGCTCCGGGCTCGTGCAAAAGGGCAATGCGCTCCTGATCCTGCTTGACCTCAACCTCCCCGACATGACCGGGATCGACATCCTGAAGCAGATCAAGGAGAACAAATATCTGAAGGCCTCGCCCGTGGTGGTGCTGACCACCACAGACGATTCCCAGGAGATCAAGCGCTGCTACGAGCTCGGCTGTAACGTCTACATCACAAAGCCGGTCAACTACGAGAATTTCGCCAATGCCATCCGGCAGCTCGGCCTGTTCTTCTCGGTCATCCAGGTTCCGCCCGCCGCCACATGA
- a CDS encoding DUF2155 domain-containing protein: protein MSNEPDSLLKPREMFKTFSLTGLAALLAATALTVATPARAQIGTIFSDPPPLRPPGNIPRGQPQPQQMPEDDEEVPELPPQGRVLPSRPVPPPPGRQGNVMPGPVESQPLAPPPGSSVAPPNQPPSAAIAPPSPQGAPGQRQPQQKGAPGTVPQAPASLQPGDEVVTEPPAQKIVNKKATFSGLDKITGRIINFDEEIGETVQFGALRVKTNACYTRPATEAANTDAFVEVDEITLQGEVKRIFSGWMYAASPGLHGVEHPIYDIWLTDCKEPQQTVATAAPDPAAKPAPPPPAQKKAAPKQATQQRPPQPLPPPPQQQPAPPPPPPQQQPGLFNFPGFSR, encoded by the coding sequence ATGTCCAACGAGCCCGATTCGCTGTTGAAGCCGCGCGAGATGTTCAAAACCTTTTCCCTGACAGGCCTTGCGGCATTGCTGGCCGCCACCGCGCTGACGGTTGCGACGCCGGCCCGGGCGCAGATCGGCACGATCTTCTCCGATCCGCCACCGCTGCGGCCGCCCGGAAACATTCCACGCGGTCAGCCGCAGCCGCAGCAGATGCCCGAGGACGACGAAGAGGTGCCGGAGCTGCCGCCGCAGGGCCGCGTGCTGCCCTCGCGCCCCGTGCCGCCGCCTCCGGGCCGCCAAGGTAACGTGATGCCGGGGCCGGTCGAGAGCCAGCCCCTGGCGCCGCCGCCGGGCTCGAGCGTCGCGCCGCCGAACCAGCCGCCCTCCGCGGCGATCGCGCCTCCCAGCCCACAAGGTGCGCCCGGTCAGCGCCAGCCCCAGCAGAAGGGGGCGCCAGGCACGGTGCCGCAGGCGCCGGCGAGCCTGCAGCCGGGCGACGAGGTCGTGACCGAGCCGCCGGCCCAGAAAATCGTGAACAAGAAGGCGACCTTCTCAGGTCTCGACAAGATCACCGGGCGCATCATCAATTTCGACGAGGAGATCGGCGAGACCGTCCAGTTCGGCGCGCTCAGGGTCAAGACCAACGCCTGCTATACGCGGCCGGCCACGGAGGCCGCCAACACCGACGCGTTCGTCGAGGTCGACGAGATCACCTTGCAAGGCGAGGTGAAGCGCATCTTCTCGGGCTGGATGTATGCCGCGAGCCCCGGCTTGCACGGCGTCGAGCATCCGATCTACGACATCTGGCTCACCGACTGCAAAGAGCCGCAGCAGACCGTTGCGACCGCAGCGCCGGATCCCGCGGCCAAGCCGGCTCCGCCGCCGCCCGCGCAAAAGAAAGCCGCGCCCAAGCAGGCTACACAGCAGCGTCCGCCGCAGCCTTTGCCGCCACCGCCGCAGCAGCAACCGGCTCCGCCACCGCCGCCGCCACAGCAGCAGCCGGGCCTGTTCAATTTCCCCGGCTTCAGCCGGTAA
- a CDS encoding sensor histidine kinase codes for MTAESHRRRRFWQILLLSAGLLVLTVISAGSVYLVNKAREDNKWVVHTIEVENQIHALLLEVRRAESAARGYLLTQGADFKVDHEKAVTAIIPALDRLTRLSGDNPGQRANIEKLSASIETRLGQFAQEMDFIAKGQPEKATALVREVASTDATAAIARVATAMLQEEERLFRLRTANADRSQTFAASMTGIGSGLVVVLALISIWLVRRSARARDEAETRLREAYANLESVVDERTADLREANDEIQRFAYIVSHDLRSPLVNIMGFTSELDELRGDIFRRIGNLAHVPADGAPLAPAAPGEIALEGADKQLQEDFSEALGFIKSSIAKMDRLISAILNLTREGRREFQPAKIDTTELIEAIVSTVAHQAAEAQAEIHLEPLPNLVSDRLALEQIFSNLIDNAIKYLKSGVPGEIRIRGRTKLGYAIFEISDNGRGIDPKDHQRIFDLFRRAGTQDKPGQGIGLAHVRALVRRLGGTMSVSSELNAGSTFTITLPIAWNASNRNRER; via the coding sequence GTGACCGCTGAAAGCCATCGGCGGCGCAGATTCTGGCAAATCCTGCTGCTTTCAGCGGGCCTTTTGGTGCTGACCGTGATCAGCGCTGGCTCCGTCTACCTCGTCAACAAGGCGCGGGAGGACAACAAATGGGTGGTTCACACCATCGAGGTGGAAAACCAGATTCACGCGCTGCTCCTCGAGGTTCGCCGCGCGGAAAGCGCCGCGCGCGGCTATCTCCTGACGCAGGGAGCGGATTTCAAGGTCGATCATGAGAAGGCCGTGACGGCCATCATCCCGGCACTTGATCGGCTGACGCGTCTGTCCGGCGACAATCCGGGGCAGCGTGCAAATATCGAGAAGTTAAGCGCCTCGATCGAAACCCGGCTCGGTCAGTTTGCGCAGGAAATGGATTTCATCGCCAAGGGTCAGCCGGAAAAGGCCACAGCGCTGGTCCGCGAGGTCGCCTCCACCGACGCCACCGCCGCGATCGCCAGGGTCGCGACCGCAATGCTCCAGGAGGAGGAGCGCCTATTCCGCCTCCGCACGGCCAATGCTGACCGCAGCCAGACCTTTGCCGCCTCGATGACGGGCATCGGCTCCGGCCTCGTTGTGGTATTGGCGCTGATCTCGATCTGGCTGGTGCGGCGCTCGGCCCGCGCTCGCGACGAGGCCGAAACGCGCCTGCGCGAAGCCTATGCCAACCTCGAGTCCGTCGTCGATGAGCGCACGGCGGACCTGCGCGAGGCCAATGACGAGATTCAGCGCTTTGCCTATATCGTCAGCCACGACCTGCGCTCGCCGCTCGTCAACATCATGGGCTTCACCAGCGAACTCGATGAGCTCAGGGGCGATATCTTTCGCCGCATCGGCAACCTCGCCCACGTCCCTGCGGACGGTGCGCCGCTGGCACCCGCAGCGCCTGGCGAGATCGCGCTCGAAGGCGCGGACAAGCAGCTCCAGGAAGATTTCTCCGAAGCGCTCGGCTTTATCAAATCATCCATCGCCAAGATGGATCGGCTGATATCGGCCATCCTCAACCTCACCCGAGAGGGCCGCCGCGAATTCCAGCCGGCGAAGATCGACACGACCGAGCTGATCGAGGCGATCGTGTCGACGGTGGCGCACCAGGCCGCCGAGGCGCAGGCCGAGATTCACCTCGAACCCCTGCCGAACCTCGTGAGCGACCGCCTCGCCCTCGAGCAGATCTTCTCCAACCTGATCGACAACGCGATCAAGTATTTGAAGAGCGGCGTGCCCGGCGAGATCAGAATCCGCGGGCGCACCAAGCTTGGTTATGCCATCTTCGAGATCAGCGATAATGGCCGCGGCATCGACCCGAAGGACCACCAGCGGATATTCGACCTGTTCCGCCGCGCGGGAACCCAGGATAAGCCCGGTCAGGGCATCGGTCTTGCGCATGTTCGTGCACTTGTGCGTCGCCTCGGCGGCACCATGTCGGTATCATCGGAACTGAACGCAGGCAGCACCTTCACCATCACGCTGCCGATCGCCTGGAACGCGAGCAACCGGAATAGAGAGCGATGA
- the aat gene encoding leucyl/phenylalanyl-tRNA--protein transferase, protein MNSRDSASSEITPAVLLRAYACGIFPMAESADDPTLFWVEPELRGVIPLDGFRIASRLARTVRSDTFRITVNQAFKATIAGCAMPQAGREDTWINKRIRDLYGGLFELGHCHSVEVWQGDDLVGGLYGVSLGRAFFGESMFHTARDASKVALVHLVARLIGGGFELLDTQYVTEHLKSFGAVEISRRYTALLDKALAGEPGDFLRLSAGDAIPGARALEIIASQQ, encoded by the coding sequence ATGAATTCGCGCGACTCTGCTTCGTCTGAAATCACGCCGGCCGTGCTGCTGCGCGCCTATGCCTGCGGCATCTTCCCGATGGCGGAGAGCGCCGACGATCCGACCCTGTTCTGGGTCGAGCCGGAGCTGCGCGGCGTCATCCCGCTGGACGGCTTTCGCATCGCCTCGCGGCTCGCCCGCACGGTGCGCTCGGATACCTTCCGCATCACCGTCAACCAAGCGTTCAAGGCGACGATCGCTGGCTGCGCCATGCCGCAGGCCGGGCGCGAGGACACCTGGATCAACAAGCGCATCCGCGACCTCTATGGCGGCCTGTTCGAGCTCGGCCATTGCCACAGCGTCGAGGTCTGGCAGGGTGACGACCTCGTCGGCGGGCTCTACGGAGTCAGCCTCGGGCGCGCCTTCTTCGGCGAGAGCATGTTCCACACCGCGCGCGATGCCTCGAAGGTCGCGCTGGTGCATCTGGTCGCGCGGCTCATTGGGGGCGGCTTCGAACTGCTCGACACGCAATACGTCACCGAGCATCTGAAGAGTTTTGGCGCGGTCGAGATTTCGCGGCGCTACACAGCTCTGCTGGACAAGGCGCTCGCGGGCGAGCCCGGCGATTTCCTGAGGCTCTCCGCCGGTGACGCGATCCCGGGCGCGCGTGCGCTCGAGATCATCGCCTCCCAACAATGA
- a CDS encoding alpha/beta hydrolase — protein sequence MPVVLDPDAAAVYKAFQEAGRPAYETLTAPEARAYYAQARFATNPEAPELARVEELAVPAPHGTIPARLYVPRQPRQHDGLSPALVFFHGGGWVIGDLDSHDVVCRQLAVEGALIVISVDYRLAPEHKFPAATEDAIAATKWIAANASELGIDAARLAIGGDSAGGNLAAVVALAARDAGGPAIAGQLLIYPATDFAMTHGSHSEPETSVLLTHSVIRWFRDHYLNGTTDIHDWRASPARATNFVGLPTAYVLTAGADPLRDEGNEYAERLKQAGVPVTSKHYPGQFHGFFTMGKLLQQANVAVGEIGAWLKGLG from the coding sequence ATGCCCGTTGTGCTCGATCCCGATGCCGCCGCCGTCTACAAGGCCTTCCAGGAGGCTGGCCGCCCCGCCTACGAGACCCTGACCGCGCCGGAGGCGCGCGCCTATTATGCGCAGGCGCGCTTTGCCACCAATCCTGAGGCGCCGGAGCTCGCCCGCGTCGAAGAACTCGCCGTCCCGGCGCCGCACGGGACGATCCCCGCCCGCCTCTACGTTCCCAGGCAGCCGCGCCAGCACGACGGCCTTTCGCCGGCGCTGGTGTTCTTCCATGGCGGCGGCTGGGTGATCGGCGATCTCGACAGCCACGACGTCGTCTGCCGCCAGCTCGCGGTCGAAGGCGCGCTGATCGTGATCTCGGTCGATTATCGCCTCGCGCCCGAACACAAATTTCCCGCCGCGACCGAGGACGCCATCGCCGCGACCAAATGGATCGCTGCGAACGCAAGCGAGCTCGGCATCGATGCCGCTCGCCTTGCCATCGGCGGTGACAGCGCCGGCGGCAATCTCGCGGCGGTCGTGGCTCTCGCCGCGCGCGACGCCGGCGGTCCCGCGATCGCGGGTCAGCTGTTGATTTATCCCGCCACTGATTTCGCCATGACGCACGGCTCGCACAGCGAGCCTGAGACCAGCGTGCTCTTGACCCATTCGGTGATCCGCTGGTTCCGCGACCATTATCTCAATGGCACCACCGACATCCACGACTGGCGCGCCTCGCCGGCGCGCGCGACAAACTTCGTCGGGCTGCCCACGGCCTATGTGCTCACCGCTGGCGCCGATCCGCTGCGCGACGAAGGCAACGAATATGCCGAGCGTTTGAAGCAGGCTGGCGTGCCCGTGACGAGCAAGCACTATCCCGGCCAATTCCACGGTTTCTTCACGATGGGCAAGCTGTTGCAACAGGCCAATGTCGCCGTGGGCGAGATCGGCGCGTGGTTGAAGGGGCTGGGCTGA